The Nerophis ophidion isolate RoL-2023_Sa linkage group LG09, RoL_Noph_v1.0, whole genome shotgun sequence genome contains a region encoding:
- the cog2 gene encoding conserved oligomeric Golgi complex subunit 2, with protein MNLPKGPDSLCFDKDVFMKDDFDVDQFVSGCRKQVSLEEMREDLELYYKLLKTAMVELINKDYADFVNLSTNLVGMDKALNQLSVPLGQLREEVMSLRSCVSEVINAIDTQLSKQEDLQKKKVCVLRLIQVVRSVEKIEKILNSQNSKESSSLEMNSPLMAGQILERIATEFNQLQFHAVQSKGMPLLDKVRPRIAGITSMLQQSLEGVLIEGLQTSNVDMVRHCLRTYATIDKTRDAEALVGQVLVKPFMDQVIVEEVVKSTPNGLQLMFSRLLEFVPHHCRLLRAVTGGAVASDKADIVPGYDFMVNSVWPEMIKGMEERLAFLFNPGNPELFYERYSMSTDFVRRFERQCSSQASVRRLRTHPSYVSFHNKWNLPVYFQLRYKEVAGSLENAISDGLKAAPAGSVYHLQASVVLWSCIVRCWSDKVYLPALAHRFWKLTLQLYSRYGTFLNEVLTKTPPQEVSKEPSRPLPSSASSTSSRTSVEETGSESGSPASLSTKQLVHMAADVQKLQEQLPDVADMLRRRLDAMGFTNFVIVEEALADSKACLASSIPALSARMTQHLSERSCRFLKSASEVPRLYRRTNKEAPVRASAYMDNALRPLHQLLTDSTGLVATETAREWLRVTLSECTQRYYETISEVLSSVRKMEESLKRLKQARKGANASASAAASNGGPTDDGKIRLQLALDVEYLGEQILQMGLEPADISMFSSLMELVKEARDQ; from the exons atgaacttaccCAAGGGACCAGACTCTTTATGCTTCGACAAGGACGTTTTTATGAAG GATGACTTTGACGTTGACCAGTTTGTGTCAGGATGTCGGAAGCAGGTGTCGCTGGAAGAGATGAGAGAGGACCTGGAGCTCTACTACAAGCTGCTGAAGACCGCCATGGTGGAGCTCATCAACAAGGACTATGCTGACTTTGTCAACCTCTCCACCAACTTG GTGGGGATGGACAAAGCCCTCAATCAGCTTTCTGTGCCGCTGGGGCAATTACGCGAGGAGGTTATG AGCCTGCGGTCATGTGTCAGTGAGGTGATAAATGCAATCGACACCCAGCTGTCCAAACAAGAGGACTTGCAGAAGAAAAAG GTTTGTGTGCTGAGGCTGATCCAGGTGGTGCGCTCAGTTGAAAAGATCGAGAAAATCCTCAACTCCCAGAACTCCAAAGAATCCAGCTCTCTGGAAATGAACAG CCCCTTGATGGCAGGTCAGATCCTGGAGAGGATCGCCACAGAGTTCAACCAGCTGCAGTTCCATGCCGTGCAGAGCAAAGGCATGCCCCTGCTGGACAAAGTCAGACCT CGTATCGCGGGTATCACCTCCATGCTGCAGCAGTCGCTGGAGGGTGTCCTCATCGAGGGTTTACAGACGTCCAACGTGGACATGGTGCGCCACTGCCTGAGGACTTACGCCACCATCGACAAGACCCGGGACGCCGAAGCGCTGGTGGGACAAGTTCTGGTGAAACCCTTCATGGATCAG GTGATTGTAGAAGAGGTGGTCAAGTCCACCCCAAATGGTCTCCAGCTGATGTTTTCGAGGCTGCTGGAGTTCGTGCCTCATCACTGCCGACTACTCAGAGCGGTGACAGGAGGAGCTGTGGCCAG CGACAAAGCCGACATCGTCCCCGGCTACGACTTCATGGTGAACTCCGTGTGGCCCGAGATGATCAAAGGCATGGAGGAGAGGTTGGCCTTTCTCTTCAACCCCGGAAACCCTGAGCTTTTTTACGAG CGTTACAGCATGAGCACAGACTTTGTGCGCAGGTTCGAGCGCCAGTGCAGCTCTCAGGCCAGCGTGCGGAGGCTCAGAACGCATCCGTCGTACGTCAGCTTCCACAACAAGTGGAACCTGCCCGTCTACTTTCAgctacg GTACAAGGAAGTAGCAGGCAGCTTGGAGAACGCCATCAGTGATGGACTAAAGGCAGCGCCAG ctgGCAGCGTGTACCACCTGCAGGCGTCTGTGGTGCTGTGGTCCTGCATCGTCAGGTGCTGGTCTGACAAAGTCTACCTGCCGGCCCTCGCTCACCGCTTCTGGAAGCTCACACTGCAGCTCTACTCGCGATACGGAACCTTCCTGAATGAG GTGCTGACGAAGACCCCGCCCCAAGAGGTGAGCAAGGAGCCCAGCAGGCCCCTCCCCAGCTCCGCCTCCTCCACCTCCAGCAGGACGTCGGTGGAGGAGACGGGCAGCGAGAGCGGAAGTCCCGCCTCCTTGTCCACCAAGCAGCTGGTCCACATGGCGGCGGACGTGCAGAAACTCCAAGAGCAG CTCCCAGACGTGGCAGACATGCTCAGACGGCGCTTGGACGCCATGGGGTTTACAAACTTTGTCATCGTGGAAG AGGCGCTGGCGGACTCCAAGGCGTGTCTGGCCAGCAGCATCCCCGCCCTCAGCGCGCGCATGACGCAACACCTCAGCGAACGCAGCTGCCGCTTCCTCAAGAGCGCGTCGGAGGTGCCTCGGCTCTACCGCAGGACCAACAAG GAGGCGCCCGTGCGAGCGTCGGCGTACATGGACAACGCCTTGCGGCCGCTGCATCAGCTGCTGACCGACTCCACGGGCCTGGTTGCCACGGAGACGGCGCGGGAGTGGCTGAGGGTGACGCTTTCAGAATGTACACAAAG GTACTACGAGACCATCTCTGAAGTTCTGAGCTCAGTGAGGAAGATGGAGGAGAGCCTGAAGCGGCTGAAACAAGCCAGAAAAGGAGCCAACGCCTCCGCCAGCGCCGCGGCGTCCAACGGCGGTCCCACGGACGACGGCAAGATCAGACTGCAGCTGGCTCTGGACGTGGAGTATCTgggggagcag ATCCTGCAGATGGGTCTGGAGCCAGCAGACATCTCCATGTTCTCCAGCCTGATGGAGCTGGTGAAGGAAGCCAGAGACCAGTAG